The Melospiza georgiana isolate bMelGeo1 chromosome Z, bMelGeo1.pri, whole genome shotgun sequence genome contains a region encoding:
- the SEC11C gene encoding signal peptidase complex catalytic subunit SEC11C isoform X1, with product MDLFGDLRRMNKRQLYYQVLNFAMIVSSALMIWKGLIVVTGSESPIVVVLSGSMEPAFHRGDLLFLTNFHDDPIRAGEIVVFKVEGRDIPIVHRVIKVHEKGNGNIKFLTKGDNNEVDDRGLYKEGQNWLEKKDVVGRARGFLPYVGMVTIIMNDYPKFKYALLAVMGAYVLLKRES from the exons aTGGATCTGTTCGGGGACCTGCGGCGCATGAACAAGCGGCAG CTATATTACCAAGTCTTAAATTTTGCTATGATTGTGTCCTCTGCCCTCATGATCTGGAAAGGGCTGATCGTGGTGACTGGCAGTGAGAGCCCCATTGTTGTGGTGCTCAG TGGCAGCATGGAGCCAGCTTTTCACAGGGGAGACCTGCTGTTCCTAACAAATTTCCATGATGACCCAATCAGAGCTGGTGAAATAGTTGTTTTTAAAGTTGAAGGCAGAGACATTCCAATAGTTCACAGAGTTATCAAAGTACATGAAAA AGGAAATGGGAACATCAAATTTCTGACTAAAGGGGATAATAATGAAGTTGATGATAGAGGCTTGTACAAAGAAGGTCAGAACTGGTTAGAGAAGAAAGATGTTGTCGGAAGAGCAAGAGG GTTTTTGCCCTACGTAGGAATGGTAACTATAATAATGAATGACTACCCAAAATTTAAG TATGCTCTCCTGGCAGTGATGGGAGCATATGTACTGCTCAAGAGGGAATCCTAA
- the SEC11C gene encoding signal peptidase complex catalytic subunit SEC11C isoform X2 — MIVSSALMIWKGLIVVTGSESPIVVVLSGSMEPAFHRGDLLFLTNFHDDPIRAGEIVVFKVEGRDIPIVHRVIKVHEKGNGNIKFLTKGDNNEVDDRGLYKEGQNWLEKKDVVGRARGFLPYVGMVTIIMNDYPKFKYALLAVMGAYVLLKRES, encoded by the exons ATGATTGTGTCCTCTGCCCTCATGATCTGGAAAGGGCTGATCGTGGTGACTGGCAGTGAGAGCCCCATTGTTGTGGTGCTCAG TGGCAGCATGGAGCCAGCTTTTCACAGGGGAGACCTGCTGTTCCTAACAAATTTCCATGATGACCCAATCAGAGCTGGTGAAATAGTTGTTTTTAAAGTTGAAGGCAGAGACATTCCAATAGTTCACAGAGTTATCAAAGTACATGAAAA AGGAAATGGGAACATCAAATTTCTGACTAAAGGGGATAATAATGAAGTTGATGATAGAGGCTTGTACAAAGAAGGTCAGAACTGGTTAGAGAAGAAAGATGTTGTCGGAAGAGCAAGAGG GTTTTTGCCCTACGTAGGAATGGTAACTATAATAATGAATGACTACCCAAAATTTAAG TATGCTCTCCTGGCAGTGATGGGAGCATATGTACTGCTCAAGAGGGAATCCTAA